From the genome of Vicia villosa cultivar HV-30 ecotype Madison, WI linkage group LG2, Vvil1.0, whole genome shotgun sequence, one region includes:
- the LOC131646445 gene encoding probable indole-3-pyruvate monooxygenase YUCCA10 produces the protein MQEYTVVIVGGGPSGLAISALLTQNSISHVILEKEECNASLWRKNAYDRLNLHLASEFCSLPLMPHPSSSPTYLTKDQFLQYIDKYVDHFDIKPRYYRVVESAKYDDVRNKWTVEAQNTVEGTLEVYGAKFLVIASGENNEGFIPNVTGLGQFEGEVVHSKYYKSGKNYKSKDVLVVGCGNSGMEIAYDLHNWGASTSIVIRNPLHVFTRDMIRTGMHLVQYLPVYIADAIITLRAKFKYGDLSKYGIYRPKEGPLYLKNITGKSAVIDVGTIEKIKEGAIKVVPSGIKKIVKKNVIFENNMEKEFDAIVFATGYKSVANGWLKDYKYALNEKGFPKNPFPKHWKGERGLYCAGLARKGLFGVKKDAEAIVEDINQTLKLEN, from the exons ATGCAAGAATACACAGTTGTGATTGTTGGCGGTGGTCCTTCTGGCCTAGCAATTTCAGCTTTACTAACCCAAAACTCCATCTCTCATGTTATTCTTGAAAAAGAAGAGTGCAATGCTTCTCTTTGGAGGAAAAATGCTTATGATCGCTTAAACCTTCACTTAGCTAGTGAATTTTGCTCTTTACCTCTCATGCCACACCCATCCTCTAGCCCAACATACCTAACCAAAGACCAATTTCTTCAATACATAGATAAATATGTCGATCATTTTGACATAAAACCTCGTTATTATCGCGTCGTTGAGTCTGCTAAGTATGATGATGTTAGAAACAAATGGACGGTTGAAGCACAAAACACCGTAGAAGGTACATTGGAAGTTTATGGGGCAAAGTTTCTTGTGATTGCCTCAGGCGAAAATAATGAAGGTTTTATTCCTAATGTGACTGGATTAGGGCAATTTGAAGGAGAGGTGGTACACTCCAAGTACTACAAATCTGGAAAAAATTATAAATCAAAAGATGTTTTGGTTGTTGGGTGTGGTAACTCGGGAATGGAGATTGCATACGATCTCCATAACTGGGGTGCTAGCACTTCCATTGTTATTCGAAATCCG CTTCATGTCTTCACCAGAGATATGATTCGTACAGGGATGCACTTGGTGCAATATTTACCGGTTTATATTGCAGATGCAATCATTACACTTCGTGCAAAATTCAAGTATGGTGATCTGTCCAAATACGGGATTTATCGTCCTAAAGAAGGACCATTATATCTAAAAAACATTACAGGAAAATCTGCTGTTATTGATGTTGGAACCATTGAAAAAATTAAGGAAGGAGCTATAAAGGTTGTTCCTTCaggtataaaaaaaattgtgaagaaGAATGTTATCTTTGAAAACAACATGGAGAAAGAGTTTGATGCCATCGTTTTTGCTACTGGCTACAAAAGCGTAGCTAATGGATGGCTTAAG gaTTACAAATATGCTCTTAATGAGAAAGGATTTCCTAAAAATCCTTTTCCAAAACATTGGAAGGGAGAACGTGGATTGTACTGTGCGGGACTAGCAAGAAAAGGTTTGTTTGGGGTAAAAAAGGATGCTGAGGCAATTGTAGAAGATATCAACCAAACTCTTAAGTTGGAGAATTAA
- the LOC131649600 gene encoding 12-oxophytodienoate reductase 3-like, with amino-acid sequence LGLAVIERLNSFQKELGRKLAYLHVTQPRYTTYGKTEHGSKRDQEGVHLTRKLRIDYDGTFMCSGGFNRKLGMEAVARGDADLISVGRLFISNPDLPLRFRLNAPLNKYNRKTFYTQDPVIVYTNYPFLSKGNGAELNARL; translated from the coding sequence TTAGGCTTAGCAGTGATTGAAAGACTAAACAGTTTCCAGAAAGAGCTTGGTAGAAAACTCGCCTATCTCCATGTCACTCAACCTCGATACACAACTTATGGCAAAACCGAGCATGGTAGTAAACGAGACCAAGAAGGAGTTCATTTGACAAGGAAACTGAGAATAGATTATGATGGAACATTCATGTGTAGTGGTGGATTCAATAGGAAGTTAGGAATGGAAGCTGTGGCTCGAGGTGATGCTGATTTGATATCGGTTGGTCGTCTTTTCATCTCTAATCCAGATTTGCCCTTAAGGTTTAGGCTTAATGCACCTCTGAATAAGTATAATAGGAAGACATTTTACACACAGGATCCTGTTATAGTTTACACAAATTATCCTTTTCTCAGCAAAGGAAATGGGGCTGAGCTAAATGCGCGTCTGTGA
- the LOC131651654 gene encoding uncharacterized protein LOC131651654 yields the protein MAVQVNYKTVDNLVGVWCEWVKLEWKHKNFTGATELMRRPTAEPPVEVKLKVVTDGIQPVQMGLHKSLTLWTFYADLEESLDTELDSGEFWALFGGFAPIAKKIMKRGDTVDENIEKIKNLDVELSRYKEQIKKTR from the exons ATG GCAGTGCAGGTTAACTATAAAACGGTGGATAATTTGGTCGGTGTCTGGTGTGAGTGGGTTAAATTAGAGTGGAAACATAAGaattttacaggagcaacagagCTTATGAGGCGGCCTACTGCAGAGCCACCAGTCGAGGTTAAACTAAAAG TGGTGACTGATGGGATTCAACCGGTTCAGATGGGACTTCATAAATCATTGACATTGTGGACCTTTTATGCTGATTTGGAGGAAAGTCTAG ACACTGAATTAGATTCAGGTGAATTTTGGGCCCTCTTTGGTGGTTTTGCCCCCATTGCAAAAAAG ATTATGAAACGAGGTGATACCGTGGATGAGAACATTGAGAAGATTAAGAATCTTGATGTCGAACTCAGTAGATACAAAGAACAGATCAAGAAAACAAG ATAA